In Lysobacter firmicutimachus, one genomic interval encodes:
- a CDS encoding DUF2268 domain-containing putative Zn-dependent protease (predicted Zn-dependent protease with a strongly conserved HExxH motif), which yields MPRLPRLTFLFAACVAAAAASAHAHRGPEIRTEDVARFYALYEATGGRPTVEQLDREYLAQGTQSLREFAAARRVTAQRIAERMSAEPAIYARAKDCLAVLPAVKRRLVPVFAELAELYPRATFPPVAIVVGRGKPVGITHPAGVTLGLEALCAADFMHPDLEERFVRVIAHEYGHIQQSLQTEFEPGDPKATVLRFALAEGTAELLAELTSGGVGNGKHAAWTRGKEAEIEGAFVKVMDGTDISGWFYDYRPGSDEPYDLGYWVGYRIVKAYYLNSKDRKAALKDIIEMDDPKAFLQRSGWTPGMTLPESALGH from the coding sequence ATGCCCAGACTGCCGCGCCTGACCTTTCTGTTCGCCGCCTGCGTCGCGGCCGCCGCCGCATCGGCGCACGCGCACCGCGGACCGGAAATCCGCACCGAAGACGTGGCCCGGTTCTACGCCTTGTACGAGGCCACCGGCGGCCGGCCGACGGTCGAACAGCTCGACCGGGAGTACTTGGCGCAAGGCACGCAGAGCCTGCGCGAGTTCGCGGCCGCGCGCCGGGTCACCGCGCAGCGCATCGCCGAGCGCATGAGCGCGGAACCGGCGATCTATGCCAGGGCCAAGGACTGCCTGGCGGTGTTGCCCGCGGTGAAGCGACGCTTGGTGCCGGTGTTCGCCGAACTGGCCGAGCTGTATCCGCGGGCGACGTTCCCGCCGGTGGCGATCGTGGTCGGGCGCGGCAAGCCGGTCGGCATCACCCACCCGGCCGGCGTGACCTTGGGTCTGGAGGCGCTGTGCGCAGCCGACTTCATGCATCCGGACTTGGAAGAGCGTTTCGTCCGCGTCATCGCCCACGAATACGGCCACATCCAGCAGAGCCTGCAGACCGAATTCGAGCCGGGCGACCCGAAGGCGACCGTTCTGCGCTTCGCCCTGGCCGAAGGCACGGCGGAGCTGCTTGCCGAACTGACCTCCGGTGGGGTCGGCAACGGCAAGCACGCCGCCTGGACGCGCGGCAAGGAAGCCGAAATCGAGGGCGCCTTCGTCAAAGTCATGGACGGCACCGATATCTCGGGTTGGTTCTACGACTATCGCCCAGGGTCGGATGAACCCTACGACCTGGGCTACTGGGTCGGTTACCGCATCGTCAAGGCGTACTACCTCAACTCCAAGGACCGCAAGGCGGCGCTCAAGGACATCATCGAAATGGACGACCCCAAGGCCTTCCTGCAGCGCAGCGGCTGGACCCCGGGCATGACCTTGCCGGAGTCGGCCCTTGGGCACTGA
- a CDS encoding sterol desaturase family protein yields MLRLYAPVFLFGFVAAATWWVGYRHGNALWLLPWLAAAIGLSFLAERCWPYDPAFNRDHGDRGRDAAHALVNEGLNLASIAAVPLLAAWVPWQLWPTQWPFALQLSLAVVGADFGITLMHYASHRVGWLWRLHAVHHSVTRMYGFNGLMKHPLHQAVEALAGVLPLLLLGMPHPVAAVLAFAIAVQLLLQHSNVDMRPGALGRLMAWAPLHRFHHMRYGTAGDVNFGLFFTVWDRLLGTAFEAPGYRLSGRDLGIGTQPDYPRDYVGQLLAPFRDLAHVDVPVPPAGLQRAQSRS; encoded by the coding sequence ATGCTGCGTCTGTATGCCCCTGTGTTCCTGTTCGGTTTCGTCGCCGCGGCGACCTGGTGGGTGGGGTATCGCCACGGCAATGCGCTGTGGCTGTTGCCCTGGTTGGCGGCGGCGATCGGGCTGTCGTTCCTGGCCGAGCGATGCTGGCCTTACGACCCCGCGTTCAACCGCGATCACGGCGACCGCGGCCGCGATGCGGCGCATGCGCTGGTCAACGAAGGCTTGAACCTGGCGTCGATCGCCGCGGTGCCGTTGCTCGCGGCCTGGGTGCCGTGGCAGCTCTGGCCGACGCAGTGGCCGTTCGCGCTGCAGTTGTCGCTGGCGGTGGTGGGGGCCGATTTCGGCATCACCCTGATGCACTACGCCAGCCACCGCGTCGGTTGGTTGTGGCGCTTGCACGCGGTGCATCACAGCGTGACCCGCATGTACGGTTTCAACGGGTTGATGAAACACCCGCTGCATCAGGCGGTCGAGGCGCTGGCCGGAGTATTGCCGCTGTTGCTGCTGGGCATGCCGCACCCGGTCGCCGCGGTGTTGGCTTTCGCCATCGCCGTCCAGCTGCTGTTGCAGCACTCCAACGTCGACATGCGCCCCGGGGCGCTGGGCCGGCTGATGGCTTGGGCGCCGCTGCACCGCTTCCATCATATGCGCTACGGCACCGCCGGCGACGTCAACTTCGGCCTGTTCTTCACCGTGTGGGATCGCCTGCTCGGCACCGCCTTCGAGGCGCCCGGCTACCGCTTGAGCGGCCGCGACCTGGGGATCGGTACTCAGCCGGACTATCCGCGTGACTATGTCGGCCAGTTGCTGGCGCCGTTTCGCGATCTGGCCCACGTCGACGTCCCGGTGCCGCCGGCCGGACTGCAGCGCGCTCAGTCGCGCTCGTAA
- a CDS encoding helix-turn-helix transcriptional regulator — MSAPPRQDAWTGRLLLGEHVAVLQGRAGTSRRHAHYAHQLLLSEGAPWLLDIDGERRQGQRLWLPSFQAHAVLAAPDEGCTVFLEPGHADVAAVLRQLPRLPARLPALQPLLPGLCRAQPLDRRLRAAVAEIGARLPERVAASEIAQAAHLSPSQLHRRFQSDLAITLRGWVLWRRLHRALVQFLAGDSLTASAHAAGFADLAHLSRSLRRMFGIGAGQLQALQLQVYERD, encoded by the coding sequence ATGTCCGCACCACCCCGCCAGGACGCCTGGACCGGCCGCTTGCTGCTCGGCGAGCACGTGGCCGTGCTGCAGGGCCGCGCCGGCACCAGCCGCCGCCATGCCCATTACGCGCACCAGTTGCTGCTCAGCGAGGGCGCGCCCTGGCTGCTGGACATCGACGGCGAGCGGCGCCAAGGGCAGCGCCTGTGGCTGCCGTCGTTCCAAGCGCATGCCGTGCTGGCAGCGCCGGACGAAGGCTGCACCGTGTTCCTGGAACCCGGCCACGCCGACGTCGCTGCGGTGCTGCGGCAATTGCCGCGGTTGCCGGCGCGCCTGCCGGCGCTGCAGCCGCTGCTGCCGGGGCTGTGCCGCGCGCAACCGCTGGACCGGCGCTTGCGTGCGGCCGTCGCCGAGATCGGCGCGCGCCTGCCCGAGCGCGTGGCCGCGTCCGAGATCGCCCAGGCCGCGCACCTGTCGCCGAGCCAGTTGCACCGGCGCTTCCAGTCCGACCTGGCGATCACCTTGCGCGGCTGGGTGCTGTGGCGGCGCCTGCACCGCGCGCTGGTCCAATTCCTGGCCGGCGACAGTCTGACCGCCAGCGCGCATGCCGCCGGCTTCGCCGACCTCGCCCACCTCTCGCGCAGCCTGCGGCGCATGTTCGGCATCGGTGCCGGCCAGTTGCAGGCCCTGCAATTGCAGGTTTACGAGCGCGACTGA
- the lptE gene encoding LPS assembly lipoprotein LptE, producing the protein MTRSSFLRAAARTSLAAAVLALSACGFQLRQALTLPPDLGPVRVVSADRYSPLAENLAQALTRAGAVPATPDSSEVAVLDLMSERWGDTPAALDELGRVQEYTLRYAVVFELRKADGSALLPRQSVELARDYVANPVNAIGTEGEREILMRELRREMSAAVLRRVGAVSERR; encoded by the coding sequence ATGACTCGCTCCTCCTTCCTGCGCGCCGCCGCGCGCACTTCGCTCGCGGCCGCGGTGCTGGCCCTGTCGGCCTGCGGCTTCCAGTTGCGCCAGGCCCTGACCCTGCCGCCCGATCTGGGCCCGGTGCGGGTGGTCTCCGCCGACCGCTACAGCCCCCTGGCCGAAAACCTGGCTCAGGCCCTGACCCGCGCAGGCGCGGTGCCGGCGACCCCGGACAGCAGCGAAGTCGCGGTGCTCGACCTGATGTCCGAGCGCTGGGGCGACACCCCGGCCGCGCTCGACGAACTCGGCCGCGTGCAGGAGTACACCCTGCGCTACGCGGTGGTGTTCGAACTGCGCAAGGCCGACGGCTCGGCGCTGCTGCCGCGGCAAAGCGTGGAACTGGCGCGCGACTACGTCGCCAACCCGGTCAACGCCATCGGCACCGAAGGCGAGCGCGAAATCCTGATGCGCGAACTGCGGCGCGAAATGAGCGCGGCGGTGTTGCGCCGCGTCGGCGCGGTCAGCGAGCGGCGCTGA
- the rsfS gene encoding ribosome silencing factor encodes MTSQAQVIKTQLPNPPPPTELLLKTVHAAVEELKAKDVVEIDVRGKSSVTDYMVIASGTSTRHVKSIADEVVKFAKNLDVMPLGVEGEREAEWVLVDLGDVVVHVMLPRVREFYALERLWTVGDQPPPAEGIEGEFELREDDRF; translated from the coding sequence TTGACCAGCCAAGCCCAAGTCATCAAGACCCAGCTGCCGAACCCGCCGCCGCCGACCGAGCTGCTGCTCAAGACGGTCCACGCCGCGGTGGAAGAACTCAAGGCCAAGGATGTCGTGGAAATCGATGTGCGCGGCAAGAGCAGCGTCACCGACTACATGGTGATCGCCTCCGGTACCTCGACCCGCCACGTCAAGTCGATCGCCGACGAAGTGGTGAAGTTCGCCAAGAACCTCGACGTCATGCCGCTGGGCGTGGAAGGCGAGCGCGAGGCGGAGTGGGTGCTGGTCGACCTCGGCGACGTCGTCGTCCACGTCATGCTGCCGCGGGTGCGCGAGTTCTACGCGCTCGAGCGCCTGTGGACGGTCGGCGACCAGCCGCCGCCGGCGGAAGGCATCGAAGGCGAATTCGAGCTGCGCGAGGACGACCGCTTCTGA
- a CDS encoding Bax inhibitor-1/YccA family protein, which produces MRSGNPALKESTFLDLGSGAVVRGSDQAMTLNGTVNKTGILLLLTVLTASFAWSQIQITPQGAVGAAPYLLGGAIGGLILALITSFKHAWAPVTAPLYALVEGFFLGAISSMFEARFPGIVIQAVMLTFGTLFALLFAYRSGLIKATENFKLGVAAATGGIFLIYLVSMVLRLFNINIPYIHESGIVGIGFSLFVVVVAALNLVLDFDFIETGVERGAPKHMEWYAAFGLMVTLVWLYVEFLRLLSKLQSRN; this is translated from the coding sequence ATGCGCAGCGGCAATCCCGCATTGAAGGAATCCACCTTCCTCGACCTCGGCAGCGGCGCCGTCGTGCGCGGCAGCGACCAGGCGATGACCCTGAACGGCACGGTCAACAAGACCGGCATCCTGCTGCTGCTGACGGTGCTGACCGCCTCCTTCGCCTGGAGCCAGATCCAGATCACCCCGCAGGGCGCGGTCGGCGCCGCGCCCTACCTGCTCGGCGGCGCGATCGGCGGCCTGATCCTGGCCCTGATCACCAGCTTCAAGCACGCCTGGGCGCCGGTCACCGCGCCGCTGTATGCGCTGGTCGAGGGCTTCTTCCTCGGCGCGATCTCCTCGATGTTCGAAGCCCGCTTCCCGGGCATCGTGATCCAGGCGGTGATGCTGACCTTCGGCACCCTGTTCGCGCTGCTGTTCGCCTATCGCTCGGGCCTGATCAAGGCCACCGAGAACTTCAAGCTGGGCGTGGCCGCGGCCACCGGCGGCATCTTCCTGATCTATCTGGTCAGCATGGTGCTGCGCCTGTTCAACATCAACATTCCCTACATCCACGAGTCCGGCATCGTCGGCATCGGCTTCAGCCTGTTCGTGGTGGTGGTCGCGGCGCTGAACCTGGTGCTGGACTTCGACTTCATCGAGACCGGCGTCGAGCGCGGCGCGCCCAAGCACATGGAGTGGTACGCGGCGTTCGGCCTGATGGTCACCCTGGTGTGGCTGTACGTCGAATTCCTGCGCCTGCTGTCGAAGCTGCAGTCGCGCAACTGA
- the holA gene encoding DNA polymerase III subunit delta, whose amino-acid sequence MELTPERLLGQLDAEPLRPAYLIAGPEPLRVLEAADAVRAAARKQGIGEREVFEAEGNQREPDWNALAGAFRAPSLFASRRLLELRLPSGKPGKEGAEVIADFCADPPQDVSLLVTAGEWSKQHGGKWSEAIARIGHVAVAWAIKPHELPEWIERRLRARGLRAERDAVQSLADRVEGNLLAAAQEVDKLALLSDGQPLDLERMQALVADAARFDVFRVLDAAMNGQGAQVSRMLAGLRAEGEAVPALLGMVVMELQRTAALARVNARGGNIAAEFKAQRIWDSKQPMYRRALQRHDARRWEALLAQAGRVDRMAKGREAGDAWVALERLLLAVAEPRALRLLALSPG is encoded by the coding sequence ATGGAACTGACTCCCGAGCGTCTGCTCGGCCAACTCGACGCCGAACCGCTGCGCCCGGCCTATCTGATCGCCGGGCCCGAGCCCTTGCGCGTGCTCGAAGCCGCCGACGCGGTGCGCGCTGCGGCGCGCAAGCAAGGCATCGGCGAGCGCGAAGTGTTCGAAGCCGAAGGCAACCAACGCGAGCCGGACTGGAACGCGCTGGCCGGCGCATTCCGCGCGCCCAGCCTGTTCGCCAGCCGGCGCCTGCTCGAACTGCGCCTGCCCAGCGGCAAGCCGGGCAAGGAAGGCGCCGAGGTCATCGCCGATTTCTGCGCCGACCCGCCGCAGGACGTGAGCCTGCTGGTCACCGCCGGCGAGTGGAGCAAACAGCACGGCGGCAAGTGGAGCGAGGCCATCGCCCGCATCGGCCACGTCGCCGTGGCCTGGGCGATCAAGCCGCACGAACTGCCGGAATGGATCGAGCGCCGCCTGCGCGCGCGCGGCCTGCGCGCCGAGCGCGACGCGGTGCAGAGCCTGGCCGACCGGGTCGAAGGCAATCTGCTCGCCGCCGCGCAGGAGGTCGACAAACTGGCGCTGCTGTCCGACGGCCAGCCGCTGGACCTGGAACGCATGCAGGCGCTGGTTGCCGATGCGGCGCGTTTCGACGTGTTCCGGGTGCTCGACGCGGCCATGAACGGGCAGGGCGCGCAGGTCTCGCGCATGCTCGCCGGCCTGCGCGCCGAGGGCGAGGCGGTGCCGGCCCTGCTCGGCATGGTGGTGATGGAACTGCAGCGCACCGCGGCCCTGGCCCGGGTCAATGCGCGCGGCGGCAACATCGCCGCCGAGTTCAAGGCGCAGCGGATCTGGGATTCCAAACAGCCGATGTACCGGCGCGCGCTGCAGCGCCACGACGCGCGCCGCTGGGAGGCCCTGCTGGCCCAGGCCGGGCGGGTCGACCGCATGGCCAAGGGGCGCGAGGCCGGCGACGCCTGGGTCGCGCTGGAGCGCCTGCTGCTGGCGGTCGCCGAGCCGCGCGCGCTGCGCCTGCTCGCGCTGTCGCCGGGCTGA
- the nadD gene encoding nicotinate-nucleotide adenylyltransferase: MSATSVGVPDLSVFYGGTFDPIHDGHLAIACAARDALAAQVRLMPAADPPHRAPPGASAEHRARMLDLAVAGEPGLVVDRRELLRDGPSYTIETLRQLRAEFGPAQPLALLVGADSFLDLPQWREWRSLFDLAHFVVAERPGSPLEAERIPFAAGRETASVDCLRQAPAGRVYRLRQPLQAESASQVRARIAAGEPWRELVPPAVAAYIERHGLYGVALTGASV, translated from the coding sequence ATGAGCGCGACGAGCGTCGGCGTGCCCGATCTGTCGGTGTTCTACGGCGGCACCTTCGACCCGATCCACGACGGCCACCTGGCCATCGCCTGCGCCGCGCGCGACGCGCTGGCGGCGCAGGTGCGGCTGATGCCGGCCGCCGATCCGCCGCATCGCGCGCCGCCCGGCGCCAGCGCCGAACACCGGGCGCGCATGCTCGATCTGGCCGTGGCCGGCGAACCGGGCCTGGTGGTCGACCGTCGCGAACTGCTGCGCGACGGACCGTCCTACACGATCGAAACCCTGCGCCAATTGCGCGCCGAGTTCGGACCGGCGCAGCCGCTGGCCCTGCTGGTCGGCGCCGACAGCTTCCTCGACCTGCCGCAGTGGCGCGAATGGCGGTCGCTGTTCGATCTGGCGCATTTCGTCGTCGCCGAGCGCCCCGGCAGCCCGCTGGAGGCCGAACGCATCCCGTTCGCAGCCGGACGCGAGACGGCCTCGGTGGACTGCCTGCGCCAGGCCCCGGCGGGGCGGGTGTACCGCCTGCGCCAGCCGCTGCAGGCTGAATCGGCCAGTCAGGTTCGTGCCCGGATCGCCGCCGGCGAGCCCTGGCGCGAACTGGTGCCGCCGGCGGTGGCGGCCTATATCGAACGCCACGGCCTGTACGGCGTAGCGCTCACCGGGGCTTCGGTATAA
- a CDS encoding glutathione S-transferase family protein, whose product MTPILYCHPDSGFSYKAALALRLLGIAFEQRHVDIRRPRDQRSQEFRELAAHGEIPVLRIDGRVLCQSNVILDYLAVREGGLDGADTDQRLHVREWLSWEANRVSLNVAHSRYGRQFGHYDPAVLAWYDRRSIADLDRLQAQLSATPWLAGDAPTIADVACSGYLFYAVEPWAEAAGFPARVWAERWPAVQGWQQRLLALPGAQTPQALFAGHEIRY is encoded by the coding sequence ATGACCCCGATCCTCTATTGCCACCCCGATTCCGGCTTCAGCTACAAGGCCGCCCTGGCCCTGCGACTGCTCGGGATCGCATTCGAGCAGCGCCACGTCGACATCCGCCGCCCGCGCGACCAGCGTTCGCAGGAGTTCCGCGAACTCGCCGCGCACGGCGAGATCCCGGTGCTGCGCATCGACGGCCGCGTGCTGTGCCAGTCGAACGTGATCCTCGACTACCTGGCGGTACGCGAAGGCGGTCTCGACGGCGCCGATACCGACCAGCGCCTGCACGTGCGCGAATGGCTGAGCTGGGAAGCCAACCGGGTCAGCCTCAACGTCGCCCATTCGCGCTACGGCCGCCAGTTCGGCCACTACGATCCGGCGGTCCTGGCCTGGTACGATCGCCGCTCGATCGCCGACCTCGACCGTCTGCAGGCGCAGCTGAGCGCCACGCCGTGGCTGGCCGGAGACGCACCGACCATCGCCGACGTGGCCTGCAGCGGCTATCTGTTCTACGCAGTCGAACCCTGGGCCGAGGCCGCCGGCTTCCCGGCGCGGGTCTGGGCCGAGCGCTGGCCGGCGGTGCAGGGCTGGCAGCAACGGCTGCTGGCGCTGCCCGGCGCGCAGACCCCGCAGGCGCTGTTCGCCGGGCACGAGATCCGGTACTGA
- the leuS gene encoding leucine--tRNA ligase produces the protein MSTDVSPASHDPKNETKAFDPGAVESAAQRYWDDSRAFEVDESSDKPKYYCLSMLPYPSGALHMGHVRNYTIGDVISRYKRMTGHNVLQPMGWDAFGLPAENAAIKNKTAPAKWTYANIAHMKAQLKQLGYAIDWSREFATCTPDYYVHEQRMFVRLMKQGLAYRKNSVVNWDPVDQTVLANEQVIDGRGWRTGALVEKREIPQWFLKITDYAQELLDGLDALPGWPDAVKTMQRNWIGRSEGLEIRFEVVDEHGAAVEPLTVFTTRPDTLMGVTFVSIAAEHPLAARAARSDADLAEFIAELRQGGVSEAELETQEKRGRDTGLRAIHPVTGEPVPVYVANFVLMNYGTGAVMAVPGHDQRDWEFAKRYQLPIKTVIVPDAVRDALAEIGQDLIAHKDPMQSALGGAPAVDVYETSAAVQVVEQFQQGIAEQAAFTERGWLVNSGEYDGLDFQQALDALAERFEADGRGARRVNYRLRDWGVSRQRYWGCPIPVILCPGCGDVPVPEDQLPVVLPEDVEFSGVASPIKADPNWRKTTCPNCGGAAERETDTFDTFMESSWYYARYTSPGAAQQVDARAKYWTPVDQYIGGIEHAILHLLYFRFYHKLMRDQGLVASDEPAINLLTQGMVIAETFYRDNGDGTKDWINPADVETVRDERGRITGALLKADGLPVQIGGTEKMSKSKNNGVDPQLMVGKYGADTVRLFSMFAAPPDQSLEWNEAGVEGMARFLRRLWTAVHKHADGGAAPALDAAALNAPQKTLRRQIHETVQKVGGDYGRRHSFNTAIAAVMELLNHLYKFDDASDNGRALRQEALEAMVLLLNPITPHTSHALWQALGHAETLLEDLPFPQVDESALARDAVTLAVQVNGKLRGTIEVAVNAPKDEIEKLALAEPNAVKYMEGLTVRKVIVVPGKIVNIVAS, from the coding sequence GTGTCTACCGACGTCTCCCCCGCCTCGCACGACCCCAAGAACGAAACCAAGGCCTTCGACCCGGGCGCGGTCGAATCCGCCGCCCAGCGCTATTGGGACGACTCCCGCGCGTTCGAGGTCGACGAATCGTCGGACAAGCCCAAGTACTACTGCCTGTCGATGCTGCCGTACCCGTCGGGCGCGCTGCACATGGGCCACGTGCGCAACTACACCATCGGCGACGTGATCAGCCGCTACAAGCGCATGACCGGCCACAACGTGCTGCAGCCGATGGGCTGGGACGCGTTCGGCCTGCCGGCCGAGAACGCCGCGATCAAGAACAAGACCGCGCCGGCCAAGTGGACCTACGCCAACATCGCCCACATGAAGGCGCAGCTGAAGCAGCTGGGCTACGCCATCGACTGGTCGCGCGAGTTCGCCACCTGCACCCCGGACTACTACGTCCACGAGCAGCGCATGTTCGTGCGGCTGATGAAGCAGGGCCTGGCCTACCGCAAGAACTCGGTGGTCAATTGGGACCCGGTCGACCAGACCGTGCTGGCCAACGAGCAGGTCATCGACGGCCGCGGCTGGCGCACCGGCGCGTTGGTCGAGAAGCGCGAAATCCCGCAGTGGTTCCTCAAGATCACCGACTACGCGCAGGAACTGCTCGACGGCCTGGACGCGCTGCCGGGCTGGCCGGACGCGGTCAAGACCATGCAGCGCAACTGGATCGGCCGCAGCGAAGGCCTGGAGATCCGCTTCGAGGTGGTCGACGAACATGGCGCCGCGGTCGAGCCGTTGACCGTGTTCACCACCCGTCCGGACACCCTGATGGGCGTGACCTTCGTCTCGATCGCCGCCGAGCACCCGCTGGCCGCGCGCGCCGCGCGCAGCGACGCCGACCTGGCCGAGTTCATCGCCGAACTGCGCCAGGGCGGGGTGTCCGAGGCCGAGCTGGAAACCCAGGAAAAGCGCGGCCGCGACACCGGCCTGCGCGCGATCCACCCGGTCACCGGCGAGCCGGTGCCGGTGTACGTGGCCAACTTCGTGCTGATGAACTACGGCACCGGCGCGGTCATGGCCGTGCCCGGCCACGACCAGCGCGACTGGGAGTTCGCCAAGCGCTATCAGCTGCCGATCAAGACCGTGATCGTGCCCGATGCGGTGCGCGACGCCCTGGCCGAGATCGGCCAGGACCTGATCGCGCACAAGGACCCGATGCAAAGCGCCCTGGGCGGCGCGCCCGCGGTCGACGTGTACGAGACCAGCGCCGCGGTGCAGGTGGTCGAACAGTTCCAGCAGGGCATCGCCGAGCAGGCCGCGTTCACCGAGCGCGGCTGGCTGGTCAATTCGGGCGAGTACGACGGCCTGGACTTCCAGCAGGCGCTGGACGCGCTGGCCGAGCGCTTCGAGGCCGACGGCCGCGGCGCGCGCCGGGTCAATTACCGCCTGCGCGACTGGGGCGTCAGCCGCCAGCGCTATTGGGGCTGCCCGATCCCGGTGATCCTGTGCCCGGGCTGCGGCGACGTGCCGGTGCCGGAGGATCAGTTGCCGGTGGTGCTGCCGGAGGATGTCGAGTTCAGCGGCGTCGCCTCGCCGATCAAGGCCGACCCGAACTGGCGCAAGACCACCTGCCCGAACTGCGGCGGCGCGGCCGAGCGCGAGACCGACACCTTCGACACCTTCATGGAGTCGAGCTGGTACTACGCCCGCTACACCTCGCCGGGCGCGGCCCAACAGGTCGATGCGCGCGCCAAGTACTGGACTCCGGTCGACCAGTACATCGGCGGCATCGAGCACGCGATCCTGCACCTGCTGTACTTCCGCTTCTATCACAAGCTGATGCGCGACCAGGGACTGGTCGCCAGCGACGAGCCGGCGATCAACCTGCTGACCCAGGGCATGGTGATCGCCGAGACCTTCTACCGCGACAACGGCGACGGCACCAAGGACTGGATCAACCCGGCCGACGTGGAAACCGTGCGCGACGAGCGCGGCCGCATCACCGGCGCGCTGCTCAAAGCCGACGGCCTGCCGGTGCAGATCGGCGGCACCGAGAAGATGTCGAAGTCGAAGAACAACGGCGTCGACCCGCAGTTGATGGTCGGCAAGTACGGTGCCGACACGGTGCGCCTGTTCTCGATGTTCGCCGCGCCGCCGGACCAGTCGCTGGAGTGGAACGAGGCCGGGGTGGAAGGCATGGCGCGGTTCCTGCGCCGGTTGTGGACGGCGGTGCACAAGCACGCCGACGGCGGCGCCGCGCCGGCGCTGGATGCGGCCGCGCTGAACGCGCCGCAGAAGACCCTGCGCCGGCAGATCCACGAAACCGTGCAGAAGGTCGGCGGCGACTACGGCCGCCGCCACAGCTTCAACACCGCGATCGCCGCGGTGATGGAACTGCTGAACCATCTGTACAAGTTCGACGACGCCAGCGACAACGGCCGCGCCCTGCGCCAGGAAGCGCTGGAAGCGATGGTGCTGCTGCTCAATCCGATCACCCCGCACACCAGCCACGCGCTGTGGCAGGCGCTGGGCCATGCCGAGACCCTGCTCGAAGACCTGCCGTTCCCGCAGGTCGACGAGTCCGCGCTGGCGCGCGACGCGGTGACCCTGGCGGTGCAGGTCAACGGCAAGCTGCGCGGCACCATCGAGGTCGCGGTCAACGCGCCCAAGGACGAGATCGAGAAGCTGGCCCTGGCCGAGCCGAACGCGGTCAAGTACATGGAAGGCCTGACCGTGCGCAAGGTGATCGTGGTGCCGGGCAAGATCGTCAACATCGTCGCCAGCTGA